A part of Salvelinus sp. IW2-2015 linkage group LG16, ASM291031v2, whole genome shotgun sequence genomic DNA contains:
- the LOC111976023 gene encoding CCN family member 1, which yields MFIFSIVVISIGTFNMVLSSSSCPSVCECPMELPRCAPGVSLVVDSCGCCKVCARQLNEDCSMTEPCDHTKGLECNFGASFGAMRGICRAKSEGRPCEYNSRIYQNGESFQPNCKHQCTCIDGAVGCVPLCPQELSLPNLGCANPRLVKVAGQCCEEWVCDDGKDTDIIDKLFGKDSMTEESESDLTNRNELIAIVKGGLKSLAAFRVQPESHMFESQKCIVQTTPWSQCSKTCGTGISTRVTNNNSECKLVKETRICEVRPCTQSPYSSLKKGKKCSRTKKSTQVQKFTYAGCSSLKKYRSKYCGSCVDGRCCSPQQTRTIRVKFHCEDGETFNKNVMMIESCKCTFNCPHANEASYPFYRLFNDIHKFRD from the exons ATGTTCATTTTCTCCATCGTCGTGATATCAATTGGAACCTTCAATATG gttctttcctcctcttcttgccCCTCGGTCTGCGAGTGCCCGATGGAGCTGCCCAGGTGCGCGCCTGGTGTGAGCCTCGTAGTGGATAGCTGCGGGTGCTGCAAAGTCTGCGCGAGACAACTCAATGAGGACTGCAGTATGACAGAGCCTTGCGACCACACCAAAGGACTCGAGTGCAACTTTGGGGCCAGCTTCGGTGCTATGCGTGGCATCTGCCGTG CTAAGTCAGAAGGAAGACCCTGTGAATACAACAGCAGGATTTACCAAAACGGAGAGAGCTTCCAGCCTAACTGCAAGCACCAATGCACATGCATCGATGGGGCTGTGGGCTGCGTCCCCCTGTGCCCTCAGGAGCTCTCCCTGCCCAACCTGGGCTGTGCCAACCCAAGGCTGGTCAAGGTGGCAGGCCAGTGCTGCGAGGAGTGGGTATGTGATGACggaaaggacactgacatcatTGACAAGCTGTTTGGCAAAGACAGCATGACTGAAGAGTCAGAGAGTGACCTCACCAACAGGAACGAGCTCATCGCCATTGTCAAGGGAGGACTCAAGTCTCTAGCTG CTTTCAGAGTGCAGCCTGAGAGCCACATGTTTGAGAGTCAGAAGTGCATTGTCCAGACCACTCCTTGGTCCCAGTGCTCCAAGACCTGTGGCACAGGTATCTCCACCCGAGTCACCAACAACAACAGCGAGTGCAAACTGGTTAAAGAGACACGCATCTGTGAAGTGCGGCCATGCACCCAGTCTCCCTACTCCAGCCTTAAG AAAGGAAAGAAGTGCAGCAGAACCAAGAAGTCTACCCAGGTTCAGAAGTTCACCTATGCCGGCTGCTCCAGCCTGAAGAAGTACAGGTCCAAGTACTGTGGATCTTGTGTGGACGGCCGCTGCTGTTCCCCCCAGCAGACCCGCACCATCCGGGTCAAGTTCCACTGCGAGGACGGAGAGACCTTCAACAAGAACGTCATGATGATCGAGTCCTGCAAATGCACCTTCAACTGTCCCCATGCCAACGAAGCCTCCTACCCCTTCTACAGACTCTTCAACGACATCCACAAGTTCAGAGACTAA